From Priestia filamentosa, a single genomic window includes:
- a CDS encoding response regulator — translation MEERSFRILIVDDHAHAREGIRDILEEYEDFLIVGEGKNGKEALELTEKLMPDIILMDIQMPVMDGLEATKRIKLQFPYVKIVIITVSDDITDLFNALKQGAQGYLLKNIQSDSWYEYLKAFALDEVPMSKEIAFQILKEFPQNKKEETKEIPLSNRELEVLHLVAKGLSNRDISESLFISEHTVKSHLKNILSKLHLENRVQLTSYAFQQGLMDS, via the coding sequence ATGGAGGAAAGATCTTTTAGAATTTTAATTGTTGATGACCATGCTCATGCAAGAGAAGGCATTCGAGATATACTTGAAGAATATGAAGACTTTTTAATTGTTGGCGAAGGAAAAAATGGGAAAGAAGCACTTGAATTAACAGAAAAGTTAATGCCAGATATTATTTTAATGGATATTCAAATGCCTGTTATGGATGGTCTTGAAGCGACAAAAAGAATCAAGCTCCAATTCCCATATGTAAAAATTGTAATCATCACCGTTTCTGATGATATTACAGACTTGTTTAATGCCTTGAAACAAGGAGCTCAAGGCTATTTGTTGAAAAATATTCAATCCGATTCTTGGTATGAATATTTGAAAGCTTTTGCGTTAGATGAAGTGCCAATGTCAAAAGAAATTGCCTTTCAAATCTTAAAAGAATTTCCTCAAAATAAAAAGGAAGAGACAAAAGAAATTCCTTTGTCTAATCGAGAACTTGAAGTATTGCATCTTGTCGCAAAAGGCCTTTCAAACCGGGACATTTCGGAATCTCTTTTTATCTCAGAGCATACAGTAAAAAGTCACTTAAAAAATATTCTAAGCAAACTTCACCTTGAAAATAGAGTCCAGCTTACAAGCTATGCATTTCAACAAGGGCTGATGGACTCGTAA
- a CDS encoding sensor histidine kinase — translation MSYKGIKWLILILPTVAIGLWEYSRHAFLLPYISMETGNILSPLFVFIITIVFLRKLFAILERMHEELKTEKAKKAALLERENLARELHDGIAQSLFLLSVKVNKFGRHHGLQENEDFQKIKQTLQHVHDDTRQAITNLKYAPTHTTFSWKERIHQYKKELENQHFMRVHLQWKIKEDTLSSKEKVELFACIKEAVTNVMKHAKTNEIWILAKETENGWFCYVKDKGTGFTFPIHEGYGLQIMKNRARDMNWEFSMRRENDETIVELKKEA, via the coding sequence TTGAGTTATAAAGGAATTAAATGGCTAATTTTAATATTGCCAACGGTTGCAATTGGTCTCTGGGAATATAGTCGTCACGCTTTCTTGCTTCCCTATATTTCAATGGAGACAGGAAATATTCTTTCCCCTCTGTTTGTTTTTATAATTACAATCGTCTTTTTGCGCAAGCTGTTTGCGATTTTAGAACGTATGCATGAAGAGTTAAAAACTGAGAAAGCGAAAAAAGCGGCTTTGCTTGAACGAGAAAATTTAGCACGCGAGCTTCATGATGGGATTGCTCAGTCGCTTTTTCTCTTATCTGTAAAAGTAAATAAATTTGGGCGTCATCACGGCCTTCAAGAAAATGAGGATTTTCAAAAAATCAAACAAACGCTTCAGCACGTTCACGATGATACAAGGCAAGCAATTACGAATTTAAAATATGCTCCAACCCACACTACTTTTAGCTGGAAAGAACGTATTCATCAATACAAAAAAGAGCTGGAAAATCAGCACTTTATGCGCGTTCATCTTCAGTGGAAAATCAAAGAGGACACCCTTTCTTCTAAAGAAAAAGTTGAGCTTTTTGCGTGTATTAAAGAAGCGGTCACAAACGTAATGAAGCATGCCAAAACAAATGAAATTTGGATACTTGCTAAAGAAACAGAAAATGGTTGGTTTTGTTATGTAAAAGATAAAGGAACAGGCTTTACCTTCCCTATCCATGAAGGATATGGACTTCAAATTATGAAAAATCGAGCTCGTGATATGAATTGGGAGTTTTCAATGCGACGGGAAAACGATGAAACAATTGTTGAACTAAAAAAGGAGGCATAA
- a CDS encoding copper resistance CopC/CopD family protein, protein MMNKKVPLLLCFLLLLVFHPLKTSAHAVLLKATPEEQSELKEMPDEVSLTFNERLDGEVFDLKVRDDKGEVITKKKAVISEDHKTISLNVPNQSKGIYTLSYSIVSADGHPVKGTYIFSVGEKIAGPVSDSNDGFQQGSDTIYNILLSIVQVCYYLFLLLSVGWVLWKWFIPFQTKENEETYGQKHKGIYLNYIVFLVLSIVVQAMNVLNGSSASQIGAFIFSSATGLSWIISLFLAFIGYFLVSKYKGFDFVWAGLVLLVSTLNGHAVATNIPYYTVMLDFIHLITAALWAGGIVYLLLFFKKHREDVLLFMPKFSKTALFSLLLLIITGILYTLVIVPSISVIFHTTWGILLLVKVGLVCIVLIIGALVRNALKKNEQTNLKKLLTLDVTLMALIVIIVGIITHLNPIPQNQPLLWKEEQQGMYIVTKTSTLQQGNFAIVVSPSQPKDGSSIQMVTATLTPKGKGKEESIEIPLEKEDSSSYKTSKAVLPYAGEWDLSVRVVTTELDEFIIHKNIQVFDH, encoded by the coding sequence ATGATGAACAAAAAAGTACCGCTGCTTTTATGCTTTTTGCTTCTGCTTGTATTTCATCCTTTAAAAACATCTGCACACGCTGTTCTTTTAAAGGCAACGCCAGAGGAGCAAAGTGAGCTAAAAGAAATGCCAGATGAAGTTTCGCTTACATTTAATGAACGACTAGATGGAGAAGTGTTTGATCTTAAAGTTCGAGATGACAAAGGAGAGGTTATTACAAAGAAAAAGGCTGTCATTAGTGAAGATCACAAAACAATTTCGCTAAACGTTCCGAATCAGTCAAAAGGAATCTACACGTTAAGCTATTCCATTGTTTCAGCTGACGGACATCCTGTAAAAGGAACGTACATATTCTCAGTTGGTGAAAAAATAGCAGGTCCTGTATCAGATAGTAATGATGGATTCCAACAGGGGAGCGACACAATTTATAACATCTTGTTATCAATTGTGCAAGTTTGTTATTATCTTTTTCTTTTGTTATCGGTAGGATGGGTGTTGTGGAAATGGTTCATTCCATTTCAAACTAAAGAAAATGAGGAGACTTACGGTCAAAAGCACAAAGGAATTTATTTAAACTACATAGTCTTTTTAGTATTAAGCATTGTAGTGCAAGCGATGAACGTATTAAATGGTTCCTCCGCTTCCCAAATAGGCGCATTTATCTTTAGTTCTGCCACAGGACTTTCTTGGATTATTTCACTCTTTTTAGCATTTATCGGCTATTTTCTTGTTTCAAAGTACAAAGGATTTGATTTTGTATGGGCAGGGCTTGTTCTTTTAGTCAGTACATTAAACGGTCATGCTGTTGCAACAAACATACCGTACTACACAGTCATGCTTGATTTTATTCATCTTATTACAGCTGCACTATGGGCTGGAGGGATTGTATATCTTCTTCTTTTCTTTAAAAAGCATAGAGAAGACGTTCTGTTATTTATGCCGAAGTTTTCAAAGACAGCACTCTTTAGCTTACTTTTACTCATTATCACCGGTATTTTATATACGCTGGTGATTGTACCAAGCATTAGCGTGATTTTTCATACGACGTGGGGAATTTTACTTCTTGTAAAAGTAGGGCTTGTGTGCATTGTGCTTATCATCGGAGCATTAGTCCGGAATGCATTGAAGAAAAATGAGCAAACTAATTTGAAAAAGCTTCTTACTTTAGATGTAACGCTAATGGCACTAATTGTGATTATTGTCGGGATTATTACTCATTTGAACCCAATTCCGCAAAATCAACCGTTGTTATGGAAAGAAGAGCAACAAGGAATGTACATTGTAACCAAAACAAGCACGTTGCAACAAGGAAACTTTGCAATTGTTGTTAGCCCGTCACAACCTAAAGACGGTTCTTCGATTCAAATGGTAACAGCTACGTTAACACCAAAAGGAAAAGGGAAAGAAGAATCTATTGAAATCCCGCTTGAAAAAGAAGACTCATCGTCTTACAAAACGAGTAAAGCTGTACTTCCATATGCCGGAGAGTGGGACCTCTCGGTTAGAGTGGTTACAACAGAATTAGATGAATTTATTATTCACAAAAACATTCAAGTTTTTGATCATTAA
- a CDS encoding YcnI family protein: MKKKVTTILAALVLSTISFVGAASAHVVVYPQEVTQGSYEKFTVRVPTEKDIPTTKVKIDIPKDVEISRFEPKAGWTYELEKDSSGLIKSVTWTATGEGLSATEFGEFSMQGKVGDSAEKIAWKAYQTYKDGSVVAWEGPADAELPASVTKVVKGNTTTDAHGVATEETTDNEETEDNSTSNVPLILSIIAVILGAVALMRSFVKK, from the coding sequence ATGAAGAAAAAAGTAACAACGATTTTAGCTGCTCTTGTACTATCAACTATTTCTTTTGTAGGAGCTGCAAGTGCACACGTTGTTGTTTATCCACAGGAAGTAACACAAGGATCATATGAAAAATTTACGGTCCGTGTTCCAACTGAAAAAGACATTCCAACAACAAAAGTGAAAATTGACATTCCAAAAGATGTGGAAATTTCACGCTTTGAGCCAAAGGCTGGCTGGACGTATGAGCTTGAAAAAGATTCTTCGGGATTAATTAAAAGTGTAACATGGACAGCAACTGGTGAAGGACTTTCAGCAACAGAGTTTGGAGAGTTTAGCATGCAAGGTAAAGTTGGCGATTCAGCGGAGAAAATTGCTTGGAAAGCGTATCAAACATATAAAGACGGCTCTGTTGTCGCTTGGGAAGGACCAGCAGATGCAGAGTTACCAGCATCTGTTACAAAAGTTGTAAAAGGTAATACAACAACAGACGCACACGGTGTTGCTACAGAAGAAACAACAGATAACGAAGAAACTGAGGACAATTCAACTTCTAATGTTCCTCTAATCCTTTCTATTATCGCTGTTATCTTAGGAGCTGTTGCTCTTATGCGCTCATTTGTAAAAAAATAA
- a CDS encoding phosphatase PAP2 family protein yields the protein MNIGDLDYSWFEWVNSKADHNVFFDHVMIFFADYLQYAFALLLVVLFLINRNSSRIIAMQAGFALVLGFAVNRVIRFFFFRDRPFVSHEVNQLVEHSTSSSFPSDHATAAFAIAFTIILCGSRTRYIWGILAIGIAFSRVWVGVHYPLDIMAGALNGIIMASFTHYIVFKLKPLNPIFESTFFSGRNTTRNF from the coding sequence ATGAATATTGGAGATTTAGATTATTCGTGGTTTGAATGGGTGAACAGTAAAGCAGATCACAATGTGTTCTTTGATCATGTTATGATTTTCTTTGCGGACTATTTGCAGTATGCTTTTGCGCTATTGCTTGTCGTTTTATTTCTTATCAATCGCAATTCCTCACGCATTATCGCAATGCAAGCCGGTTTTGCACTTGTGCTTGGGTTCGCTGTCAACCGTGTGATTCGCTTTTTCTTTTTTCGAGACAGGCCGTTTGTATCACATGAGGTGAATCAATTAGTTGAACATAGCACAAGCTCCTCGTTTCCAAGCGATCATGCTACAGCTGCCTTTGCTATTGCTTTCACCATTATTTTATGCGGCTCTCGTACTCGCTACATATGGGGAATACTTGCGATTGGAATTGCTTTTTCACGAGTATGGGTAGGTGTACATTATCCACTTGATATTATGGCAGGAGCATTAAACGGCATCATTATGGCTTCTTTCACCCACTATATTGTCTTTAAGCTAAAACCATTGAATCCTATTTTTGAAAGCACATTTTTTTCGGGAAGAAATACAACGCGAAACTTCTAA